In Microbacterium esteraromaticum, the following proteins share a genomic window:
- a CDS encoding YihY/virulence factor BrkB family protein has product MGTDAPHDGMHRDGERREATALIIRRVARGFFRTYSPDAAAGLTFYAILAMFPALIAAFSVIGVFGEKRGAAKAALDVLREVAPADIVQALQQPLEQVASTAGAGWLMVLALIFALWSVARYVTALGRAMNRIYGVPEGRMFWKAKPTHLLVTFAVFVLVMIACGLAALSWPLAKSLGASLGAGEVALTVWRIARWPALVLVVCLIVAILYYFAPNIAHPRFRLMSVGALVAIGTFAVASVGFGFYVSNLADYDRLYGSFAGVVLFLLWLWIGNIALLVGALFDAELERVRELRRGVPAERELQIPLRDTTRLEKTAENDVADERLARRLRRSRR; this is encoded by the coding sequence ATGGGGACAGACGCGCCGCACGACGGCATGCATCGCGACGGCGAGCGCAGAGAGGCCACCGCACTCATCATCAGACGGGTGGCCAGGGGCTTCTTCCGCACCTACTCGCCGGATGCGGCAGCCGGCCTGACGTTCTACGCGATTCTCGCAATGTTCCCGGCCCTCATCGCCGCGTTCTCGGTCATCGGCGTGTTCGGTGAGAAGCGCGGGGCCGCGAAGGCTGCGCTCGACGTGCTGCGCGAGGTCGCGCCCGCTGACATCGTGCAGGCCCTGCAGCAGCCGCTCGAGCAGGTCGCGTCGACCGCCGGCGCCGGCTGGCTGATGGTTCTCGCCCTGATCTTCGCGCTGTGGTCGGTCGCTCGGTATGTGACGGCGCTGGGCAGGGCGATGAACCGGATCTACGGGGTTCCCGAGGGGCGCATGTTCTGGAAGGCGAAGCCGACGCACCTGCTGGTCACGTTCGCCGTCTTCGTGCTCGTGATGATCGCCTGCGGACTGGCCGCCCTCAGCTGGCCGCTGGCCAAGTCGCTCGGTGCGTCGCTAGGAGCCGGTGAGGTGGCTCTGACGGTGTGGCGCATCGCCCGCTGGCCCGCCCTGGTGCTCGTGGTGTGTCTCATCGTCGCGATCCTCTACTACTTCGCACCCAACATCGCCCATCCCCGGTTCCGCCTGATGAGCGTCGGCGCGCTGGTCGCCATCGGGACGTTCGCCGTGGCATCCGTCGGATTCGGTTTCTACGTGAGCAATCTCGCCGACTACGACCGGTTGTACGGCTCGTTCGCAGGAGTGGTCCTCTTCCTTCTGTGGCTGTGGATCGGCAACATCGCCCTGCTCGTGGGGGCGCTCTTCGACGCTGAGCTCGAGCGTGTGCGCGAGCTGCGTCGGGGCGTTCCCGCCGAGCGCGAGCTGCAGATCCCCCTGCGCGACACCACGCGGCTGGAGAAGACGGCCGAGAACGACGTGGCGGATGAGCGCCTGGCGCGGCGGCTGCGCCGCTCTCGAAGGTGA
- a CDS encoding iron-containing redox enzyme family protein, whose translation MTLSLSADQTTSAITARGPFSAELLKVLLNRAPERAEMLPQLARDAVLVEDPITDEDVQLSLFLLYAVSYGSLPEFSAHWEWDASLLTARAVLERAFEDAVRASAPLVEAPEPTRESVAAALFALTAPQPGPSLSHFISRKADIEQARELLIQRSVYTLREADAHSWTIPRLTGRAKAALIEIQADEYGGGRAERMHQVMFARAMRGAGLDDTYGAYVNQVPAITLASFNLMTMFGLNRRLRGASVGHLAAFEMTSSLPCRAIAEGLRRVGFDDDVAAYYDEHVEADAVHEQIAARDLAGSLAEDDPDLLDDILFGASACLTVDGWASEHILQAFEAGRSSLRTQPQSD comes from the coding sequence ATGACGCTCAGCCTCTCCGCCGACCAGACCACCTCCGCCATCACCGCTCGCGGTCCGTTCAGTGCCGAACTGCTGAAGGTGCTGCTGAATCGAGCGCCGGAACGGGCTGAGATGCTGCCGCAGCTCGCACGCGACGCTGTGCTGGTCGAGGATCCGATCACCGATGAGGATGTGCAGCTGTCGCTGTTCCTGCTGTACGCGGTGTCGTACGGTTCTCTGCCCGAGTTCAGCGCCCACTGGGAGTGGGACGCCTCGCTGCTCACCGCCCGCGCTGTGCTCGAGCGGGCGTTCGAAGACGCCGTTCGCGCGTCGGCTCCGCTGGTAGAGGCCCCCGAGCCGACGCGCGAGTCCGTCGCTGCGGCGCTGTTCGCACTCACCGCGCCGCAGCCCGGCCCGAGCCTGTCGCACTTCATCAGCCGCAAGGCCGACATCGAGCAGGCACGGGAGCTTCTGATCCAGCGGAGCGTGTACACGCTGCGCGAGGCAGACGCCCACTCGTGGACGATCCCTCGTCTCACGGGACGGGCCAAGGCGGCGCTCATCGAGATCCAGGCCGATGAGTACGGCGGGGGACGGGCAGAGCGCATGCACCAGGTCATGTTCGCTCGGGCGATGCGCGGGGCCGGGCTCGACGACACCTACGGCGCGTATGTGAACCAGGTGCCGGCGATCACGCTCGCCTCCTTCAACCTGATGACGATGTTCGGCCTGAACCGGCGCCTGCGCGGAGCATCCGTCGGTCACCTGGCCGCGTTCGAGATGACGTCGTCGCTGCCGTGCCGTGCGATCGCGGAGGGGCTGCGGCGGGTGGGGTTCGACGATGATGTCGCGGCCTACTACGACGAGCACGTCGAAGCCGATGCCGTGCACGAGCAGATCGCGGCGCGTGATCTGGCTGGTTCGCTCGCAGAGGACGACCCCGATCTGCTCGACGACATCCTGTTCGGAGCGTCGGCGTGCCTCACCGTCGACGGCTGGGCGAGCGAGCACATCCTTCAGGCGTTCGAGGCCGGTCGCAGCTCGCTGCGCACGCAGCCTCAGTCGGACTGA
- a CDS encoding DUF72 domain-containing protein translates to MTPHDALASRRHAVRVGTSGWRYRSWRGDFYPDGLVQRAELSYIGEQFSTVELNGSFYSLQRPQSYLRWRSAVPDDFVFAVKGSRYISHMLRLRDASTALANFFASGVLALGPTLGPILWQLPERQRFEPDVLETFLEGLPRTTREARALAERHDARMNGRAWLDHVDERPLQYALEPRSETFDDPALTEILNRHGVALTVADTAGRWPQFEPGDADLVYVRLHGASELYTSGYSAEELQTWADCCRRWAAAGDGRDVWVYFDNDARGHAPHDARALARLVGDAPTPR, encoded by the coding sequence ATGACGCCACACGACGCACTCGCCTCCCGCCGTCACGCCGTGCGGGTGGGCACCTCAGGGTGGCGTTACCGCTCGTGGCGCGGCGACTTCTATCCGGACGGACTCGTGCAACGCGCTGAGCTGAGCTACATCGGCGAGCAGTTCTCGACCGTCGAGCTGAACGGGTCGTTCTACTCGCTGCAGCGACCGCAGAGCTACCTCCGGTGGCGCTCGGCCGTGCCAGACGACTTCGTCTTCGCGGTGAAGGGCTCGCGCTACATCTCGCACATGCTGCGGCTGCGCGACGCCAGCACCGCCCTCGCGAACTTCTTCGCATCGGGCGTGCTCGCCCTGGGTCCGACGCTCGGCCCCATCCTGTGGCAGCTGCCGGAGCGACAGCGGTTCGAGCCCGATGTCCTCGAGACCTTCCTCGAGGGCCTGCCGCGCACGACGAGGGAGGCACGGGCACTGGCCGAGCGTCATGACGCGCGGATGAACGGACGTGCGTGGCTCGACCACGTCGACGAGCGACCGCTGCAGTACGCGCTCGAGCCCCGATCGGAGACCTTCGACGACCCCGCGCTCACCGAGATCCTCAACCGCCACGGAGTTGCGCTGACAGTCGCCGACACCGCCGGCAGATGGCCGCAGTTCGAACCAGGAGACGCCGATCTCGTATACGTGCGCCTGCACGGAGCATCGGAGCTCTACACGAGCGGCTACTCAGCCGAGGAGCTGCAGACGTGGGCCGATTGCTGTCGCCGCTGGGCCGCCGCGGGCGACGGACGAGACGTCTGGGTCTACTTCGACAACGATGCGCGCGGGCACGCGCCGCACGACGCGCGTGCCCTCGCCCGCCTGGTCGGCGACGCGCCGACGCCTCGGTGA